The Alnus glutinosa chromosome 10, dhAlnGlut1.1, whole genome shotgun sequence DNA window AGTCATAgaaatggaataactattccattgaaatagctattcctttatttggtaggaatctattccttggaatagaTATTCCATGGGATTAACTATTctcttacgaagaggaatagctattcttctcattttttagaggaatagctattccttagagaatggacaacatttaaaaaaacaaaaaaaaaaatcatttttttttttaaatttttccaaactaaacttaaaataaataaataaaaatattttttttaaaaaaaaaaaaaaataacaaagaattTAGATCAGATCTGTCACCCACAAATCTAAGatccaatatttatttatttatttttaagatttgagttctttttttttttaaaaaaaaaaaaatgtgggttttttagtaattttggatCAATTCCAGTTGTGGTATGTGTGTTGTCACTAAACTAAggaatttgaataattattctattccACTCTTTCTCATTCCCAGTAacaattattcatttttctaataaaataccAATTCCGTAAATTAAACGAGACCTAAGACTTAtctgcttttattttacattttgttGGACCCTCCAAACAAAATGTCAAACCGACCCCCCAAACAAAATGTCCTGATATAGCCGTTGAATTTTGAGGGGGAATCATTTTGAAGTtggaaaaaatatgaataattaatGAGTATATATAATTCTTAGTGAaagcaacaagaaaataaaaaagcgatgaaattaacttaaataataataattttgaatttgttggaTACAAGTGTAGTAGGTAGGTGAATCAGTGGGAAAGAAACCTGTTCCTCAACTTGGCGATCTCCTTGGCATTCAATCCAAAAGCCTTCTCCAAAAGCTTTTCTTCGATTCCAGATCCAAAAATTGCACTCGGGATTTTCTGCAAGCCCGGGTTTTGGCTGTTGAAACTCCCCAAAATACTCGCCGGTGTGTCTCCGACGTTCATTTGGAAGTGAAGTAGACCTCTGGGGAACACCATAATCTCTCCTTTCTCGACCACTTTTGCATAAACCCTGTTGTTCGTGTCCACAAATCCCGAATAAATCCTTCCCTCCAACACAAACGCAGTCTCAGTTGCTCTCGGATGGAAATGCGGCACGTTGATGCCGCCGACGCCGAAGTCTGCTCGCACAAATGACATGCCAAGCGTGTTTAAGCCTGGAAACACGTTTGAGTTCACTGGCATGGCTGAAAAGCCTGTTTGGCTGTAGTTTCCAGGAAATTTTATGCCCGAGAATGTGAAATCTTCCACAGTGACAGCTGATGAGTTCTTGCATGATGGATTTGTGGTTGTGGTTGCAGTTGCAGAGTCTTTGAAGGCTACGCAGAAGTCTAGGACTGGATCTGGGTCAGAAGCAAAGGCCACATGGCTGTGGAACAGAGTAGTAGTAACAACGACTAACAGTATTTTCAGTTCCTGCGACATATATTTTTACGATTTGTTATGGCCGGATCAAGAATAGCTGAAGAAATTGCTGCATAAACCAGGAAAAACTTGAGGCTATAATTATTGGATATTGCTGGCTGTAATTATTATAGGAAGTGGTTTCTTCATGGCCTACTTtgcttggagagagagagagagaggattggTTAGCCTAAAAGATAGCATCTACCAACACTAGTTTGCTTTTGCCTTTTGGCAGTTTCCAGTGGGTTTGAGCTTTGTTCATGGCTTAATTTTTTGCTCAACCATGCTTCAAGCACCCCACATGTGAGATAATGATATACAATTTTTAATGACCTGTAAATTCGATACGaatcaatacaaaattatagatgattagggtttattagtttgatccgtttaattaaatgaatcggaTTAAGATttatctatatagtcttatatctatACATCTACACGACATGCACACGAATTGCAGCCCTAAATGAAATGCTTACAAATACCTCACCCACACGCATTTTTTTTTGAGCTAAATCCAAGAAACTCCCAACTGCTACGAAGGGAAAAACTTTAGCATTATTATGATGGTTTGGTTCATAAGGATAAGGCCATTCACACGAGTTCATCATGTACAACTTCTTGTCATTGTTTTTTGTCTCCACTTTTCCTCAATTATAAAAGCTGTCATAATTACACTTTATTTTGAGATAAAGAATAGAGAATATTTCTACTGAGGAGTCTTGTACAAGCAATATATAAGGGGGGGGACCATTTTCCCCTAGAGATGGACCCCTCACGTGGGCATTCTTCCTTGCCCCTTGGCCTACAGTTTTCCCCTTTCCTTCATTTAAGTTTCGCTCTTTACGAATTTCTTCAACATAACTTCTAATGCCAAACTCATGAAATCTATTACTATATTCTTCAACTCAACAACTCCCTTGATGTACTTTTAATAAATCTTCAAAGAAACAAGCACGTGTATTAGCACTTCTACAAGGTTTCTAGCTCACCTCCACTTTCCATTCGGGATAAACTTAATTCCTAAATAAGAgttttccttctataaaagactgagtaatgctacacaccaCATTCATATCCCTGATGAAACATTGACACGGTAATCCCAACTAatctttagaattttttttttaacaataaattatacaaaaaaattgGTTAAGACTGCCACACCAACATTACGAGATAGTtgtaaaatgatatatatattatatatatatatatatatatattaacaataaattattcAAAGATTGGTTAAGACTGTCATATCAACATTACAAGAtagttttttttgataagtaacattACAAGatagttgtaagataaaaatataatttctagtattactcttttaaaTTTGCTGAAATATAAGACAAAATCAGACTGTAACGCGCCATCTGCGTCCAAAAGCGTCACAAAGTGCAATTAAGAACCATTCATAGCTCAAATTCTTGAAGCACAGAATTCAAACAGAGGAATTTTATAGCTCAAGGATGATTTAATTGGTACAAGAACAGTTACATTGGGTTGACAGCCAAGAAGTGGTACTCCCAGGTATTAGTAACTATCTATATCCGTTTCCGGCCTTCGGAGATAATAGCGTAGACAATTCACCAACACCTGCACATTCAAAATATTGTAGTCAAATAGAGAGATGTAATCTTCAAAATGGCTTAATCATTTAGAAGATATAAACCGTGTCTAAACCTACAACACATAAGTTGAGCATTTTGCTCTACAACAGTGAGGAAACTTCCCAAAGGCATCCAGCATTGTTGGCACCAGACCAGTTACCTGAGACAGGGAACTGTTTAATGCTGCCCCTCTGTAGCTGACATGAAACTTGTCTTTGGCTACCAGTCCCTGTTAGATGAGAGATGAGAACATGATCATAAGagtttgtgagagagagagagagagagagagagagagagagagagagagagagagagagagagagagagagaatacttCTGTATCAATCTCTGCCGATTCCACGTCAATGTTTATATCAGCAATAATTTTGATGATTTCTACCAGTAATCCAGGTCTATCTGCTGTCTCTATATAAAGTAAGCTATAAATTGCAGAGAAAAATTAGATCAATGCCCATTCTTTGCAAACAAGTATCAAAATTCATTCAGAATATGACCTCCCAATATGCTGGGTCGTGCAAAAAGGTAAAACCACAAGAGAAACATAAACATGAACAACAAATTATAATGCAATTAATCACAAGTAGCAAACCTCCTCTTAGGTCCATCTTCCTTGACTTGTATATGAGTTGCAATGTCAACATCAAGCTGCAGAACAAAATCACAAACTTCAGTTCGACTTTGTAAAGTTTCAAAAAGCAGATGAAATTGAAGTTGGTTGAGCTAACTAGATCGTAGCCATGAAAACTCTGATTGATCCCCAATATattacaaaatacaaattataCTTTCAATTGAATAATACTCACCCATGGCACTACATGGAAAATGAGGAGAACATTTGATCAACAAATCAATAATACACCATAAAAGTTTTGAGATGCCAGATGAACATGTTCAGATATAATAGTTTTATGAAAAAGGCAAGCAGTAGATCCAAAGGATGgatagaaagaaagagaaagagagaccaAGGCCCGGGAGGTGGGGAGGGCAGTGGGGATAAATCATGCAAGGACATGATTGGTGTCCCTTCTGGGATTTCCAGCCAAGCACACAATATACTTCTTTAGTTTGCATCTATGCATATTGAATGCTTTTGAATTGACGTGAAaggaatttatatatatatatatgtgtgtgtgtgtgtgtgtgttcataTTTAACGCGCGCACAAATCTTCAGCCATTTTGGCTATCAATCAGTTCACATTATCACCTACAAGGACGGCTGGCCATCTCTACAATCTGAATATATAGAGCCAAAACTATGTAACCTAGATGCTGTTTTGTTACAAAGAATCACCATTGACTGATTCAAATATAGACGAGCATATCTACAATCTGAATATATAGTACAACAAAACAGCAGTTGGCTGCTTTACCAATGCATGGAAAATGGAGATCCATCTATTCAGTCCAAATGTTCCAAAACACTCAATTTGACAAGCTATGGCTGACAGCTATGAGAATAgatattattcataaaaataaaaataataataataataaaagctatGAGAATAGATATTTCCACCGGTATTATATTGTAGCCATCAAGGCATCAACAAATGCTAAGTCTAGGAAAAACTAAGAATCCTCTATTAGTATTTGCACCCCAAATAAATGGCAAGGTAAATAAGAATCTGCAATAGAAGCTCAATCTCTGAAAAGTTTGTCCAATGtagagaaaaagggaaaaaaaataatttataataagAAATGGTTAAAATAATATAGCTAAAAGGATCTCAACAAAATCACCTTCTTTTCTGGTGCTATTATTCCAAAAGCCTCACCCATAGCAAGTTGCACGCTAGATTCCTACaagaaattaagaagaaaacaTGAGACTTACGGATGATAAAATCATTTTTGTGAAATGTAAgtttattgaaaatgaaaattttccagCTTGCACCCCTCAAAActacaaaagaataaaataaaacttaaatggAGTATATTCAGCATACTCACTGGATGATACTTCAAAAGATTGCTAATGATAGTAAGTCGAATTCTCTCCAACATATCAGGATCTTCAACTTTGCGCCCAGTGTCTCTAGCATAACCAAATTCAATCTGTAAATGCTAAAAACTTGCAGTAAAAAAGTAACAGTAGACAATTAGACTGTAGGACTGACGTAAACTTTTCAGCATTCTGATAGCTAGTGTTGGAAATGTTGTCAAGTTGGAAAACTATTTAAAGCATCTTATTGAATTCCACTAATTAGTTTCTTTCTAGTTAATGCAAACACAACAAAATCCTATACTTAAAAgtccaaaaacagaaaaaaataaaataaaataaaataaaaagaaaaaagaaaaaaagaagaagaagaaagtgaagGTGCAACTAGTCTCTCAACACTCTCGGCTTCAAAATTTAGGTTTGCTTAGAAGCTTGTATGTCCAAAATGAACTGAGCATATTGATTGATATGTTGCACTATGACATGCCTGCAACATGGTTAAGATAGCAACGTTCTTTCTCTTCTCCACACAACATTATGGCACTGATGGGTTCTACGAAGAATCAAATTCAGTAAGGGAGatggtttcttctttttttggtggtccgtgtgttggggggggggggagtagTAAAATTTACtactaaaagagaaaaagaaaagaaaaaagacttaaaATCACAAAGAACTAAAAAActcagaaaagagaaaaggaagagaagcCAACAGTTTCTCTCATCCCTTCAAGAAGTGCTGCCAAGTTTTTGTATTGAAAATTTCAGTTTCAAACATCTACAAATGACAGATTGAACTTATTGCACtcattacaaacaaaaaagggaGATATTGTCCTCTCAGTGATAGAAAATGTGGAGGCAAAAGCATACGCAAAGAATGTTTTGTTGCAGATGAAGAAAAATTAGCCACTAGACTTCTTACAGAACATCAAAATTTTCCTTTAGAAACCATGTATGGGATGAACTCTATGAAAGCACCATTAAGGTGATGCCAATAGAATTGCTTACAATCGCGtaatgaaaaattttgtttgcTTTACTGATCCCTCAGTAGAAACAGTTCCCTTTGATACATCCAGTCCCAAATCTTTCAATGCTTTCATCTGCCCTAGCATAATAAACCAAGGCAAGTTATTAGCTTTAACAATGTTCAAGAATATATCAGtattacaataataaaaaattgagaacaTTTGATCAATTCTAATCTCCCACAAggcctttctttctttcaaaatcAATACACTACTAAGTTACATATTCTCATAAGTACTTATTCATAACTAAATAGAAGGAAAGGGACAACAAAAGTACTCAGGCAGCGCATTAAAGGTCCCCCTGAGATTACAAAGTAAAATGTATAGAATCCAAACAATCCATTAGTGATTGTCACTGAGCAAGAACATGCAGTTGATGCTTAGATTAATGTATTTTCCACCAATAATCCCAACCATATGTGCTTATTTTCTAGTGATCCTTTAAGCTCCCACTTTTCAGTAACtagaaaaatattaatcaatGAAATTCAAGAATATAAAATGTAGTGCTATTTGAGAATAAGGTAggaattttttaagaaaatcagCTAAGAAATTTTCTTCATAAAGAGGGTAAAGTTTCAGCCTACTCTCACATTCCTTCACAATATGGTTAGAACCACAAGTGGGTTTCCATGTacaataattaaagaaatttcagGTATATTTTGTCCTATACAAGTGTTTCTTCAGGGAGTGAAGCACATAAGTTGCCAGTAGCCACTTTACCGTGTCAATAAGAGCTCCCAGTCGATCTCCAAAGCTGAGCTGTACAATTGTTGCATCAGAATCTGAATCTTGATCGATTAGAACCATTGGCATAGGGACATAATCAGCATCTTGATCACACTTCTGCATTGATAGTTATCCCAtcaattcaatggtaatttacTTTCTATAAGAAAAAGATTTAGTCATACTTGAGCTATATATGATGTAATTCTCACATATATAAGTGTAGCAACCAAATTCCCCCTCCCACATATTGCATAATAAATCAGATGGTGAACTCATAGATTGTAAACAATTTCGGCTActtggattttgattttttttttttttttttttttttttttttttatataagtaataaacttgtcttattaaaaacgtaaggcgctcctaagtacaTCAGAAGTATAGAAGAGAAAGCACCTAAGTAGAAAgcgaaaaacaaacaagaaaatcgcTAAAATTAAGCGACAAAGAGGACAAAAAGACCACCGTCTAAAGgaacaaagaatgaagaaaagaagctaaaatatcctccaaggaCCTCTCCAAATCCTTGAAATACCTATTGTTCCTTTCCTTCTAAACACACCAAAGAAGACatgtcggcaccatcttccaaatcacaGCACTCATCGCCCTTCCAGATATCCACaaacaagcaaacaaatcaatgactctcctaggcataacccaagacaaaccaaAACGCGTAAAGAGAGCACTCCACAAAACGTAAACCACATCGTAGTaaaaaagaagatgatccacagattCCCCATTACACTTACAaatgcaacatctatccaccaaaATAACATGCTTCTTCCCTGAGGTTATCCATTGTAAGGATCTTACTTAGAGTCGCCGACCACGCAAAAAAAGCCGCCCACGTAAGAGCCTAAGTCCGCCACTCACTCTTCCAAGGGGGAGAAAAGCACAGGATATCacctagatgggtggtggaaaAAGTTATGAGATGTTATCAAGCTATCGGATTATCTTGCGAAGGATTTGAGGATAGAATGTTAGCTATGTTTGAGGAGATAGAAGCTGCTGGAGGAAGATCCTCGGCCAGTCCTAAGACTTTGTGTCCGTCGAACCAAGGGGCAAAAG harbors:
- the LOC133880408 gene encoding ACT domain-containing protein ACR12 — translated: MALANTAFFASSFSLLRSRFSGLDFTPQLSPCESIKVFQLRHDCTEPVLTFSRKNNILHASTDGLNAVDSTSLKCDQDADYVPMPMVLIDQDSDSDATIVQLSFGDRLGALIDTMKALKDLGLDVSKGTVSTEGSVKQTKFFITRLDTGRKVEDPDMLERIRLTIISNLLKYHPESSVQLAMGEAFGIIAPEKKLDVDIATHIQVKEDGPKRSLLYIETADRPGLLVEIIKIIADINIDVESAEIDTEGLVAKDKFHVSYRGAALNSSLSQVLVNCLRYYLRRPETDIDSY
- the LOC133879775 gene encoding germin-like protein subfamily 3 member 2 — protein: MSQELKILLVVVTTTLFHSHVAFASDPDPVLDFCVAFKDSATATTTTNPSCKNSSAVTVEDFTFSGIKFPGNYSQTGFSAMPVNSNVFPGLNTLGMSFVRADFGVGGINVPHFHPRATETAFVLEGRIYSGFVDTNNRVYAKVVEKGEIMVFPRGLLHFQMNVGDTPASILGSFNSQNPGLQKIPSAIFGSGIEEKLLEKAFGLNAKEIAKLRNRFLSH